In Gemmatimonadota bacterium, a single genomic region encodes these proteins:
- a CDS encoding diguanylate cyclase, with the protein MASARILIADDDTAIVQTMTWVLKEHGYDVVAAHQGARVLELMEERTPDLVLLDVMFPDADGYQILERIKGDDRWRDVPVLMVSSLPPEEAAVRTLGLGAADFVKKPFRVKELLARIQAQLRMRAILRSANDTLRHVEAELERVREEAENRRKLVDILHDVTDDLSSDEIYHLLARRVARALDLTHCSVILARVGERPRVVATAFEQASARNFELDLDRYPEIRAALDTGRPVLVEDVMTSPLYADVRQRWVRDGTMVTTRSVIALPFALDQTQAGVFFLRRALNEPKLTPEDIEFADTVVKAAVAAVQRAKVLETTMADNRRLEVLAHTDPLTAVLNRRALTERLNSELERVKRYETQVSLLLIDIDHFKRVNDSYGHLVGDDVLTDVGALLQSAVRSVDVVARYGGEEFVIALPETGLMGATVFAERIRELIEEHRFSHAGGSELHLTASVGVACYPSPGLETVEDLLATADQALYRAKAEGRNRVRT; encoded by the coding sequence ATGGCTAGTGCACGCATCCTGATCGCCGATGACGATACGGCGATCGTCCAGACCATGACGTGGGTGCTCAAGGAGCATGGGTACGACGTGGTCGCCGCCCACCAGGGAGCACGCGTCCTCGAGCTGATGGAGGAGCGCACTCCCGACCTGGTCCTGCTCGACGTGATGTTTCCCGACGCCGACGGCTACCAGATCCTCGAGCGCATCAAGGGCGACGATCGCTGGCGCGACGTCCCGGTGCTGATGGTGTCGTCGCTCCCGCCAGAAGAGGCGGCGGTGCGCACGCTGGGGCTCGGGGCGGCCGACTTCGTGAAGAAGCCGTTCCGCGTGAAGGAGCTGCTGGCGCGCATCCAGGCACAGCTGCGCATGCGTGCGATCCTGCGGTCGGCCAACGATACGCTGCGCCACGTCGAGGCCGAACTCGAGCGCGTCCGCGAGGAAGCCGAGAACCGGCGGAAGCTGGTCGACATCCTCCATGACGTCACCGACGATCTCTCCTCGGACGAGATCTATCACTTGCTGGCTCGCCGCGTGGCGCGCGCGCTCGACCTCACGCATTGCTCGGTGATCCTGGCACGAGTGGGCGAGCGCCCCCGCGTGGTGGCGACCGCCTTCGAGCAGGCCTCGGCGCGCAACTTCGAGCTCGACCTCGATCGGTATCCCGAGATCCGGGCGGCGCTCGATACAGGGCGTCCGGTGCTGGTCGAGGATGTGATGACCTCGCCGCTGTACGCCGACGTGCGCCAGCGCTGGGTGCGCGACGGGACGATGGTGACCACGCGCTCCGTCATCGCGCTCCCCTTCGCCCTCGACCAGACGCAGGCCGGTGTCTTCTTCCTGCGCCGCGCGCTCAACGAACCCAAACTGACCCCCGAGGACATCGAGTTCGCCGACACCGTGGTGAAGGCGGCGGTCGCGGCGGTGCAGCGCGCCAAGGTGCTGGAGACGACGATGGCCGACAACCGTCGCCTCGAGGTGCTCGCGCACACCGACCCGCTCACCGCGGTGCTCAACCGCCGTGCCCTCACCGAGCGCCTCAACTCGGAGCTGGAGCGCGTCAAGCGCTACGAGACGCAGGTGTCGCTGCTGCTGATCGACATCGACCACTTCAAGCGGGTGAACGACAGCTACGGCCACCTGGTGGGCGACGACGTGTTGACGGACGTTGGCGCGTTGCTGCAGAGCGCGGTGCGCTCGGTGGACGTGGTGGCGCGCTATGGGGGCGAGGAGTTCGTCATCGCCCTCCCCGAGACCGGGCTCATGGGGGCGACGGTCTTCGCCGAGCGCATTCGCGAGCTGATCGAGGAGCATCGCTTCTCGCACGCCGGCGGCAGCGAGTTGCATCTGACGGCAAGCGTCGGCGTGGCCTGCTATCCGTCGCCGGGGCTCGAGACGGTCGAGGACCTGCTCGCCACGGCCGACCAGGCGCTGTACCGCGCGAAGGCCGAGGGACGGAATCGGGTCAGGACCTAG
- a CDS encoding sorbosone dehydrogenase family protein, with translation MHHTRGAVMHHRRSVLLTLLLAGCTSAGTSQEARAPHLTQSTLDGKLWVPTGYAVREFARVPGVRWMALGPDGAIYVSRPRDGEIVRLLDADGDGVAESQTVVVRGLTRPHGLTFRDGWLYIANTGAVVRVRLDAGAGMAAVGTPETVATYSASGGHWTRTVLFGPDGGMYVSIGSTCNLCEEKTPDRAAVMRFDADGRNGRVYSSGLRNAVGMAVHPTTGAIWVTQHERDNLRPSHEDLPYEEINILRDGGHFGWPYCHGDRIPNPEYGDQARCNTTLPPAFTMQAHSAPLGITFLDKATALAPELRGDALVAFHGSWNRDVPTGAKVVRLTVRDGKPVAIEDFIVGWQEASGKRWGRPVDVLVAGDGAVLVSDDVAGVVYRVTR, from the coding sequence ATGCACCACACACGCGGAGCGGTCATGCATCATCGGCGGTCTGTCCTCCTGACGCTCCTGCTGGCCGGCTGCACCTCGGCCGGGACCTCGCAGGAAGCGCGCGCCCCTCACCTCACGCAGTCCACGCTCGACGGGAAGCTGTGGGTGCCGACGGGGTACGCCGTGCGCGAGTTTGCCCGCGTTCCCGGCGTGCGCTGGATGGCGCTCGGCCCCGACGGGGCGATCTACGTCTCGCGGCCGCGGGATGGCGAGATCGTGCGCCTGCTCGATGCCGACGGCGACGGCGTGGCCGAATCGCAGACGGTGGTGGTGCGCGGCCTCACGCGCCCGCACGGGCTCACCTTCCGCGACGGCTGGCTCTACATCGCGAATACCGGCGCCGTCGTGCGCGTGCGGCTCGACGCCGGCGCGGGGATGGCGGCCGTCGGGACGCCCGAGACCGTCGCGACCTACAGCGCCTCAGGCGGGCACTGGACGCGCACGGTGCTCTTCGGTCCCGACGGCGGGATGTACGTGTCGATCGGTTCGACGTGCAACCTGTGCGAGGAGAAGACCCCCGACCGCGCCGCGGTGATGCGCTTCGACGCCGATGGCAGGAACGGGCGCGTCTACTCCAGCGGACTGCGCAACGCGGTGGGGATGGCGGTACACCCTACCACCGGGGCGATCTGGGTCACGCAGCACGAGCGTGACAACCTCCGGCCGTCGCACGAGGACCTGCCGTACGAGGAGATCAACATCCTCCGCGATGGCGGGCACTTCGGGTGGCCGTATTGTCACGGCGATCGCATCCCCAATCCCGAGTACGGCGACCAGGCGCGCTGCAACACGACCCTTCCCCCGGCCTTCACCATGCAGGCACACTCCGCCCCGTTAGGCATCACCTTCCTCGACAAGGCGACCGCGCTGGCCCCCGAGCTGCGCGGGGATGCCCTCGTCGCCTTTCACGGCTCCTGGAACCGCGACGTCCCCACCGGGGCCAAGGTCGTGCGCCTCACCGTGCGCGACGGCAAGCCGGTGGCGATCGAGGACTTCATCGTGGGGTGGCAGGAGGCGTCGGGCAAGCGTTGGGGGCGACCGGTCGACGTGCTGGTGGCCGGAGATGGCGCGGTTCTCGTCTCCGATGACGTGGCCGGCGTCGTGTACCGGGTGACGCGATGA
- a CDS encoding M1 family metallopeptidase, with translation MTALALAALVSALAAAIPMPNVVEGQPRPSRTGGSRPGIDVLHYDFRVDFSPRGLDDTVRVASVVTIARTARADSLVLDLRPAMRVDETRVNGTVVTTRRDSASVRIPLPAGVRDTLRVEVRAHGRPTDGLIVRRDSSGSWTAFADHFPDRAREWLPTVDHPSDKATVEWTVRAPAAYRVVANGELQEETPEPAAGGRPELRLTRWRSVRPLYTGVMVIGVAPFATYELGRTACGLGELPGCVPQSVWITPDVRGYMPGPFGRAGDIVALYSRLVGPFPYEKLAHVQSSTRYGGMENASAIFYADKIYRGRTMSEGLIAHESAHQWFGDAVTTREWPHVWLSEGFATYFAALWSESAHGDSAFLDDMRRMRESVLADKMAMEKPIIDESLSDLRYVLNGLVYQKAGFTLHMLRREVGDSAFFRGIRAYYAKYRHGNALTSDFVAEMERSSGAKLDWFFDQWMKRPGVADLTVGWRWDEVRKSLVLTVSQGTQVPPYRLNVAVDVTDARGKVQRVRVTIPAARVATIPVALKVDTPPRSVRFDADVSLLGRLKATP, from the coding sequence GTGACCGCACTCGCGCTCGCCGCGCTCGTGTCGGCGCTCGCCGCCGCGATCCCCATGCCTAACGTCGTCGAGGGGCAGCCGCGCCCGAGCCGCACCGGGGGCAGCCGACCGGGGATCGACGTCCTGCACTACGACTTCCGCGTCGACTTCTCGCCGCGCGGGCTCGACGACACGGTGCGCGTGGCGAGCGTGGTCACGATCGCGCGCACCGCGCGCGCCGACTCGCTCGTGCTCGACCTGCGTCCCGCTATGCGCGTGGATGAGACGCGGGTGAACGGCACCGTGGTGACGACGCGTCGCGACAGCGCCAGCGTCCGCATCCCGCTCCCGGCCGGCGTGCGCGACACGCTGCGCGTGGAGGTGCGCGCGCATGGGCGCCCCACCGATGGCCTCATCGTGCGGCGCGACTCGTCGGGGAGCTGGACCGCCTTCGCCGATCACTTCCCCGACCGGGCGCGCGAGTGGCTCCCCACGGTCGACCATCCGTCGGACAAGGCGACCGTCGAGTGGACGGTGCGCGCGCCGGCCGCCTATCGCGTGGTGGCCAACGGTGAATTGCAGGAGGAGACGCCCGAACCGGCCGCCGGCGGTCGCCCCGAACTGCGCCTCACGCGGTGGCGCTCGGTGCGCCCGCTGTACACCGGGGTGATGGTGATCGGCGTGGCCCCGTTCGCGACCTACGAACTCGGGCGCACGGCGTGCGGGTTGGGTGAGCTCCCGGGGTGCGTGCCGCAGAGCGTCTGGATCACCCCGGATGTGCGGGGCTACATGCCCGGCCCGTTTGGCCGCGCCGGCGACATCGTGGCCCTCTACTCGCGGCTCGTGGGGCCCTTCCCGTACGAGAAGCTCGCCCACGTGCAGAGCTCGACGCGCTACGGCGGCATGGAGAACGCCTCGGCCATCTTCTACGCCGACAAGATCTACCGCGGCCGTACCATGTCGGAGGGGCTCATCGCCCACGAGTCGGCACACCAGTGGTTCGGCGATGCGGTGACGACGCGAGAATGGCCGCACGTCTGGCTCTCCGAGGGCTTCGCCACCTATTTCGCCGCGCTGTGGAGCGAGAGTGCCCACGGCGACAGCGCCTTCCTCGACGACATGCGCCGCATGCGCGAGTCGGTGCTGGCCGACAAGATGGCGATGGAAAAGCCCATCATCGACGAGTCGTTGAGCGACCTGCGGTATGTCCTCAACGGGCTCGTCTACCAGAAGGCGGGCTTCACGCTGCACATGCTGCGGCGCGAGGTGGGAGACAGCGCCTTCTTCCGCGGCATTCGTGCGTACTACGCCAAGTACCGGCATGGCAACGCCCTCACCAGCGACTTCGTCGCGGAGATGGAGCGATCCTCCGGGGCCAAGCTCGATTGGTTCTTCGACCAGTGGATGAAGCGTCCCGGGGTCGCCGACCTCACCGTGGGCTGGCGCTGGGACGAGGTGCGCAAATCGCTGGTGCTGACCGTGTCGCAGGGGACACAGGTTCCCCCCTATCGCCTCAACGTGGCCGTGGACGTCACGGACGCGCGCGGCAAGGTCCAGCGCGTTCGCGTGACCATCCCCGCCGCGCGCGTGGCGACCATTCCGGTGGCGCTCAAGGTCGATACCCCTCCCCGGTCGGTCCGCTTCGACGCCGACGTCTCGCTGCTCGGGCGCCTCAAGGCCACGCCGTAA
- a CDS encoding saccharopine dehydrogenase NADP-binding domain-containing protein: MRMLVLGAGLQGSACAFDLLQNADVQEVRIADLRVDHLPSFLTPYVGGRLIPTKLDVRDRDAVLAQMRDCQVVMSAIPYYFNEALAALAVEGGAHFCDLGGNTEIVFNQKKLHDAAKAKGVSIIPDCGVAPGMVNILAQYGIDQLDSVDTVKIFVGGLPQFPEPPLNYQIVYSLEGVLDYYTTLSWVVRDGKRTQVKALSELETVSFPSPVGDLEAFHTAGGLSTMAFRYEGKIPTMEYKTLRYPGHARIMEAIRDLGLLELEPVDVKGVKVSPRDVAVAVMGPRLTKKKPDLVALRVTVSGTKGGSPVTIAWNLVDRFDEQHGISAMMRTTGYSLAITGLFQGRGRIAAGVHTPDESMPAADYIAELRKRGVQIEETRS; this comes from the coding sequence ATGCGGATGCTCGTCCTCGGCGCCGGCCTCCAGGGCTCGGCCTGCGCTTTCGATCTCTTACAGAACGCCGACGTGCAGGAGGTCCGGATCGCCGACCTCCGCGTCGATCATCTTCCGTCCTTTCTGACCCCGTACGTCGGCGGGCGCCTTATCCCGACCAAGCTCGACGTCCGCGATCGCGACGCCGTGCTGGCCCAGATGCGCGACTGTCAGGTCGTGATGAGTGCCATTCCGTACTACTTCAACGAGGCGCTCGCGGCCCTCGCCGTTGAGGGCGGGGCGCACTTCTGCGACCTCGGTGGCAACACCGAGATCGTCTTCAACCAGAAGAAGCTTCACGACGCCGCGAAGGCCAAGGGAGTCTCGATCATCCCGGACTGCGGCGTTGCGCCGGGAATGGTGAACATCCTGGCCCAGTACGGCATCGACCAGCTCGACTCGGTCGATACGGTGAAGATCTTCGTGGGCGGGCTCCCGCAGTTTCCCGAGCCGCCGCTCAACTACCAGATCGTCTATTCGCTCGAGGGTGTGCTCGACTACTACACGACGCTCTCGTGGGTCGTGCGCGACGGCAAGCGGACGCAGGTCAAGGCGCTCTCCGAACTCGAGACGGTCTCGTTTCCGTCGCCGGTGGGCGACCTCGAGGCCTTCCACACCGCCGGCGGGCTCTCCACCATGGCGTTCCGCTATGAGGGAAAGATCCCCACGATGGAGTACAAGACGCTGCGCTACCCTGGCCACGCCAGGATCATGGAAGCGATTCGCGACTTGGGGCTGCTGGAACTCGAGCCAGTCGACGTGAAGGGGGTGAAGGTGTCGCCGCGCGACGTTGCGGTCGCGGTCATGGGGCCCCGCCTCACGAAGAAGAAGCCCGACCTGGTCGCCCTGCGCGTGACTGTGAGCGGGACCAAGGGGGGATCGCCGGTGACGATCGCCTGGAACCTCGTGGATCGTTTCGACGAGCAGCACGGGATTTCGGCGATGATGCGCACGACGGGCTACTCGCTGGCTATCACGGGGCTCTTCCAGGGGCGCGGGCGCATCGCCGCCGGCGTCCACACCCCGGACGAGAGCATGCCGGCCGCCGACTACATCGCCGAGCTGCGCAAGCGCGGCGTGCAGATCGAGGAGACGCGCTCCTAG
- the dacB gene encoding D-alanyl-D-alanine carboxypeptidase/D-alanyl-D-alanine-endopeptidase, which produces MSTRPFARFAGIARFAGIARFAGIARLAGIALRTARFASLGGAATLAAALAFSPAPLAARTPGQTRHSSGGAVIAAGESATARSATGAAKRAATKKPSATAAKGTKPKRSSAAKQSTAAKRRTSASARTSAARRRTSRSGKSARRVTKAVPVLRHTTPRGEIALAADLQTLLGARTTNGVWGVVVSSLSRGDTLFSYRADAPMLPASTFKLFTTALAFERLGPNHQLTTDILRDGTVDADGSLRGSLYLKGGGDPSMSPRYMPGGPDAPMRALARLVADAGIKRVSGDIVGDAGAFDAKRIPDGWLSRYLDDSYASRVSSLSLNENLLNVVIAPGKSGGAGVVTLQPATVAYKVVNNTRTSGGRTGRLVVSRTPDGTIIARGTIGSRSEPKVYQVVVDDPAIFTTGAFRKALEREGIEVDGALRLGETPVSATRIAMFRSPPLWALANDMNRESVNHIAELLLRGAARPGSPDGVGSAERANVLMRDFLTLRVGARGDAVNAADGSGLSTLDRITPRALVQLLGYANRASWGREFHQSLPVAGQSEMLRRRMTATPASGNLHAKTGTTNEVIALGGYVTAQNGELLAFSFLYNGRDRWHARETIDAMGATLAGWSR; this is translated from the coding sequence ATGAGCACGCGCCCCTTCGCACGCTTCGCTGGCATCGCACGCTTCGCTGGCATCGCACGCTTCGCTGGCATCGCACGCCTCGCTGGCATCGCCCTTCGCACGGCGCGCTTCGCCTCGTTGGGGGGTGCCGCGACGCTGGCCGCCGCGCTGGCCTTCTCCCCGGCCCCACTCGCCGCCCGCACCCCGGGACAGACGAGGCACTCGTCAGGCGGCGCGGTGATCGCCGCTGGTGAGAGCGCGACCGCGCGCTCCGCCACGGGCGCTGCCAAGCGCGCCGCCACGAAGAAGCCCAGCGCGACCGCCGCCAAGGGGACCAAACCCAAGCGGTCGTCCGCGGCCAAGCAGTCGACTGCGGCCAAGCGACGCACGTCCGCGTCGGCGCGAACGAGCGCGGCACGCCGCCGCACCAGTCGGAGCGGCAAGTCCGCGCGTCGCGTGACGAAGGCCGTCCCGGTCCTCCGGCACACGACGCCGCGTGGAGAGATCGCCCTGGCCGCCGACCTGCAGACCCTGCTCGGCGCCCGGACCACAAACGGGGTGTGGGGGGTTGTCGTCTCGTCACTCTCGCGCGGCGACACGCTCTTCTCCTATCGCGCCGATGCCCCGATGCTCCCGGCGTCGACGTTCAAGCTCTTCACCACCGCGCTCGCCTTCGAGCGCCTGGGACCGAACCACCAGCTCACGACCGACATCCTGCGCGACGGGACGGTCGATGCCGACGGATCGCTGCGTGGGTCGCTGTATCTCAAGGGGGGCGGTGACCCCTCGATGTCGCCGCGCTACATGCCGGGAGGGCCCGACGCACCGATGCGCGCCCTCGCTCGCCTCGTCGCCGACGCGGGAATCAAGCGTGTGAGCGGCGACATCGTCGGCGATGCCGGCGCCTTCGACGCCAAGCGCATCCCCGACGGGTGGCTCTCGCGCTACCTCGACGACTCCTATGCCTCGCGCGTGTCGTCGCTGTCGCTCAACGAGAACCTGCTCAACGTCGTCATCGCCCCGGGGAAGTCGGGCGGAGCCGGTGTCGTGACATTGCAGCCGGCCACGGTCGCCTACAAGGTCGTCAACAATACGCGGACGTCTGGCGGGCGCACCGGTCGACTCGTCGTTTCGCGTACCCCGGACGGGACGATCATCGCGCGCGGAACCATCGGGTCGCGCTCCGAACCCAAGGTCTACCAGGTCGTCGTCGATGACCCGGCGATCTTCACGACCGGCGCCTTCCGCAAGGCACTCGAGCGCGAGGGGATCGAGGTCGACGGAGCCCTTCGCCTGGGCGAGACGCCGGTCAGCGCGACGCGCATCGCCATGTTTCGCTCGCCGCCGCTCTGGGCGCTGGCGAACGACATGAACCGCGAAAGCGTGAACCACATCGCCGAGCTCCTGCTACGCGGCGCGGCGCGTCCCGGATCGCCCGACGGTGTCGGGTCGGCCGAGCGGGCCAATGTCCTCATGCGGGACTTCCTCACCCTGCGGGTCGGGGCGCGTGGCGACGCGGTGAACGCGGCCGATGGGAGCGGACTTTCGACGCTCGATCGCATCACGCCGCGCGCGCTCGTCCAACTGCTCGGCTACGCCAACCGCGCCAGCTGGGGACGCGAGTTCCACCAGTCGCTCCCCGTGGCCGGACAGTCCGAGATGCTGCGCCGTCGCATGACAGCCACGCCGGCCTCAGGGAACCTGCACGCCAAGACCGGGACGACCAACGAAGTCATCGCCCTTGGTGGCTACGTGACGGCGCAGAACGGCGAGCTGCTCGCATTCTCGTTCCTGTACAACGGGCGCGACCGCTGGCATGCCCGCGAGACGATCGACGCCATGGGCGCCACACTGGCCGGGTGGAGCCGGTAG
- a CDS encoding DUF5009 domain-containing protein has translation MTATVPPGSSTTSRPPSAPASSTEAEPLAPAPSAGRFPARERLLSLDVFRGMTVAGMLLVNNPGSWGAIYPPLGHAPWHGWTPTDLIFPFFLFIVGITTHLSLEARRARGDDEGAIVRQIVKRGLLIILFGLLLAAFPFFPLTRITGMRFPGVLQRIGVAYLCGGLLTLRSSLKSQVLLVAVLLFGYWFAMTLIPVPGRGIGALLLDDPSASLAAYIDRAVFGSHVWRSAKTWDPEGLLSTVPAIGTVILGVITGRWLASGKPLQERLVGMFAVGSLCMVAGLMWHWSFPINKSLWTSSYVLFTAGMGAVALATCTWVIDVLGLTWWTRPFTWFGTNPMIAFVGSGMMARLIYSVITVPHDGEQAPIQRVIYETFYAPWLAPRNASLLFAVTFVLLWAGILGALHRKRIFFKV, from the coding sequence ATGACGGCAACCGTTCCACCGGGCTCGAGTACGACATCTCGCCCACCATCGGCACCCGCGTCCTCTACCGAAGCAGAGCCACTCGCACCGGCGCCTTCCGCTGGTCGTTTTCCCGCGCGCGAACGCCTCCTGTCGCTGGATGTCTTCCGCGGCATGACGGTCGCCGGGATGCTGCTGGTGAACAATCCCGGGAGCTGGGGGGCCATCTATCCGCCGCTGGGGCACGCGCCCTGGCACGGGTGGACGCCGACCGACCTGATCTTCCCCTTCTTCCTCTTCATCGTCGGTATCACGACGCACCTCTCGCTCGAGGCGCGGCGCGCGCGCGGTGACGATGAAGGGGCGATCGTGCGGCAGATCGTGAAGCGGGGGCTCTTGATCATCCTCTTCGGGCTGCTGCTCGCCGCCTTCCCCTTCTTCCCGCTGACCCGGATCACCGGAATGCGCTTCCCAGGAGTGCTGCAGCGCATCGGGGTCGCGTACCTGTGCGGCGGGCTCCTGACCCTGCGCAGCTCCCTCAAGAGCCAGGTCCTGCTGGTCGCCGTGCTCCTGTTCGGCTACTGGTTTGCGATGACGCTCATCCCGGTCCCCGGTCGTGGGATCGGCGCGCTGCTGCTCGACGACCCATCGGCGTCGCTGGCGGCCTACATCGATCGTGCGGTCTTCGGCTCGCACGTCTGGCGGTCGGCGAAGACCTGGGACCCGGAGGGGCTCCTCTCCACGGTCCCGGCGATCGGGACGGTGATCCTTGGCGTGATCACGGGACGGTGGCTCGCGTCTGGGAAACCGCTGCAGGAGCGACTGGTGGGGATGTTCGCGGTGGGGTCGTTATGCATGGTGGCCGGGCTGATGTGGCACTGGTCGTTCCCCATCAACAAGAGCCTCTGGACCAGCTCTTACGTGCTGTTCACCGCCGGGATGGGCGCCGTGGCATTGGCCACGTGCACCTGGGTGATCGATGTGTTAGGCCTAACGTGGTGGACACGCCCCTTTACATGGTTCGGCACGAACCCGATGATTGCCTTTGTGGGTTCGGGAATGATGGCCCGCCTGATATATTCGGTCATCACCGTGCCCCATGATGGTGAGCAGGCTCCAATCCAGCGAGTGATCTACGAAACGTTCTACGCGCCGTGGCTCGCGCCACGCAACGCGTCGTTGCTGTTCGCAGTCACCTTCGTCCTCCTGTGGGCTGGGATCCTCGGGGCGCTGCACCGGAAGCGAATTTTCTTCAAGGTCTGA
- a CDS encoding cytochrome C oxidase subunit IV family protein translates to MAHDNAHAEHYHPTWKEYKWVALILFLITVVEVWVYYIPELVQSKAFVPGLLIMSAIKFAIVVMYYMHLKYDHKLFRALFTGPLVVAILTLLGLLFLFSKIAIRIAGGG, encoded by the coding sequence ATGGCGCACGACAACGCACACGCCGAGCACTACCACCCGACGTGGAAGGAGTACAAGTGGGTCGCGCTGATCCTTTTCCTCATCACGGTCGTCGAGGTCTGGGTCTATTACATCCCGGAACTGGTGCAATCGAAGGCCTTTGTCCCGGGGCTGCTGATCATGTCCGCGATCAAGTTCGCGATCGTCGTCATGTACTACATGCACCTCAAGTATGACCACAAGCTGTTCCGCGCCCTGTTCACCGGGCCGCTGGTGGTGGCCATCCTCACGCTGCTCGGGTTGCTCTTCCTCTTTTCGAAGATCGCGATCCGCATCGCCGGCGGCGGCTGA
- a CDS encoding cytochrome c oxidase subunit 3 yields MSHSAEAANGHGHHYTTTGLDNRKIAIWAFIGSECMLFASLISTYLIYKGKSIVGPFPHHAWTDPSSGKVFPAILNIPVTSASTFVLLMSSLAMVLALSAVENRGKPLPPGAGAWDKMLTSSKLWLWMTCLLGAGFLGFQAYEFTSFVHEGLTIRRNLFGSSFFTLTGFHGAHVTAGVIWLGSLLAIDYKRGLQPSDALAVDIAALYWHFVDVVWIAIFTLLYLIPD; encoded by the coding sequence ATGTCTCATAGCGCAGAAGCAGCCAACGGCCACGGCCACCACTACACGACCACCGGTCTCGACAACCGGAAGATCGCCATCTGGGCGTTCATCGGGTCGGAGTGCATGCTGTTCGCCTCGCTCATCTCCACCTACCTGATCTACAAGGGGAAGAGCATCGTCGGTCCGTTCCCGCACCACGCGTGGACCGATCCCTCGTCAGGCAAGGTCTTCCCGGCGATCCTCAATATCCCGGTCACCTCGGCGTCGACCTTCGTCCTGCTCATGTCGTCGCTGGCGATGGTGCTGGCCCTGTCCGCGGTCGAGAACCGCGGCAAGCCGCTCCCCCCGGGGGCCGGCGCGTGGGACAAGATGCTCACGTCGTCCAAGCTCTGGCTGTGGATGACCTGCCTGCTCGGCGCCGGCTTCCTCGGCTTCCAGGCCTATGAGTTCACCTCGTTCGTGCACGAAGGGCTGACGATCCGTCGCAATCTCTTCGGCTCGTCGTTCTTCACCCTCACCGGCTTTCACGGCGCACACGTGACCGCCGGGGTGATCTGGCTGGGATCGCTCCTCGCCATCGACTACAAGCGAGGGCTGCAGCCGTCTGACGCCCTCGCCGTCGATATCGCCGCGCTCTACTGGCACTTCGTCGACGTCGTCTGGATCGCGATCTTCACCCTCCTCTACCTCATTCCGGACTGA